The following are from one region of the Populus trichocarpa isolate Nisqually-1 chromosome 8, P.trichocarpa_v4.1, whole genome shotgun sequence genome:
- the LOC7494936 gene encoding protein FLOWERING LOCUS D isoform X1 translates to MNPPIPTPEEFSSLPLEFIPFLPLPSQTTPSPTQNQPAPAPAPALPDPNAFLSFPIPKKRRRGRPQKAQTSFHFPQFFSQNQHQKQPIPDISEEIIVINKDPTNEAVIGLSAGFPADSLTEEEIDARVVTNIGGIEQVNYILIRNHIIAKWRENVNVWVTKEMFLNSVPKHCHGLLESAYNYLVSRGYINFGVSQSIKEQFPQEDTKSNVIVVGAGLAGLSAARQLMRLGFKVTVLEGRKRAGGRVYTKRMEGGAGNRVSASVDLGGSVLTGTLGNPLGILARQLGYSMHKVRDKCPLYSVDGKPVDLDMDMKVETAFNRLLDKASRLRQLMGDVSVDVSLGAALETFRQVYEDAVNKEEINLFNWHCANLEYANAGLLSKLSLAFWDQDDPYDMGGDHCFLPGGNGRLVQALAENVPILYEKTVHTVRYGSDGVRVIAGSQVFEGDMVLCTVPLGVLKSGSIKFIPELPQRKLDGIKRLGYGLLNKVAMLFPSVFWETDLDTFGHLTDNTSSRGEFFLFYSYATVAGGPVLIALVAGEAAHTFESMPPTDAVTQVIQILKGIYEPQGITVPEPIQTICTRWGSDPFTLGSYSNVAVGASGDDYDILAESVGDGRLFFAGEATMRRYPATMHGAFLSGLREAANIAHYAGARALRVKVNQSPSNNAHACASLLADLFREPDIEFGSFSVIFGRNNPDLKSTAILRVTFNEPRKKSQESSRPDQHHSNKLLFQQLQSHFNQQQPLHVYTLLSKQQVLELREVRGGDEMRMNYLCEKLGVKLIGRKGLGPTADSLIASIKAERGGRKASATSLGLKSGMSKLQKGTLKRKLVRRAKIVRSSNKPAPLPNSNMVNAKASEEIRTTNQAPPETNSAGQSQVYMLKNDQTAPP, encoded by the exons ATGAACCCACCAATTCCAACGCCCGAAGAATTCTCCTCCCTCCCTCTCGAATTCATCCCCTTCCTTCCTCTCCCTTCCCAAACCACCCCTAGTCCAACCCAAAACCAACCCGCACCAGCGCCAGCGCCAGCGCTTCCTGATCCCAACGCCTTCCTCTCCTTCCCTATTCCCAAGAAACGCCGCCGCGGCAGACCCCAAAAGGCCCAAACCTCCTTTCACTTCCCCcaatttttctcacaaaaccAACACCAAAAACAACCAATCCCcgatatctctgaagaaatcaTAGTAATCAACAAAGATCCAACAAACGAAGCCGTGATCGGTCTCTCTGCTGGATTCCCTGCTGATTCCTTAACTGAAGAGGAAATAGATGCCCGTGTGGTCACCAATATCGGCGGAATCGAACAGgttaattacattttaattaGGAATCATATAATTGCGAAATGGCGTGAGAATGTTAATGTTTGGGTGACTAAAGAAATGTTTCTTAATTCCGTGCCGAAACATTGTCATGGGTTATTAGAATCTGCTTATAATTATTTAGTTTCGCGTGGGTATATTAATTTTGGAGTTTCGCAGTCGATAAAAGAGCAATTTCCCCAGGAGGATACGAAATCAAATGTGATTGTTGTTGGGGCAGGATTGGCAGGGTTGAGTGCGGCGAGGCAGTTAATGAGGTTGGGATTTAAGGTTACGGTTTTGGAAGGGAGGAAGCGTGCTGGTGGGAGAGTTTACACGAAGAGAATGGAAGGAGGAGCCGGGAATAGGGTGAGTGCGTCGGTGGATTTAGGAGGGAGTGTGTTGACGGGGACATTGGGGAACCCGTTGGGGATTTTGGCGAGGCAGTTGGGGTATTCAATGCATAAGGTGAGGGATAAGTGTCCGCTTTATAGTGTGGATGGGAAACCAGTTGATTTGGATATGGATATGAAGGTTGAGACGGCATTTAATAGGTTGTTGGATAAAGCGAGTAGGCTCAGGCAGTTGATGGGGGATGTCTCGGTGGATGTATCGCTGGGGGCTGCATTGGAGACATTTAGGCAGGTTTATGAGGATGCAGTGAATAAGGAGGAGATCAATTTGTTTAATTGGCATTGTGCTAATTTGGAATATGCGAATGCAGGTTTGTTGTCAAAGTTATCATTGGCATTTTGGGACCAGGATGATCCGTATGACATGGGAGGGGATCATTGTTTTTTGCCTGGAGGGAATGGGCGGTTGGTTCAGGCTTTAGCTGAGAATGTACCGATTTTGTATGAGAAGACTGTGCATACTGTTAGGTATGGGAGTGATGGGGTGCGGGTTATTGCAGGGAGTCAAGTCTTTGAGGGGGATATGGTGCTGTGTACAGTTCCACTTGGGGTGTTGAAGAGTGGGTCGATCAAGTTTATTCCTGAGTTGCCCCAGAGGAAGCTTGATGGGATAAAAAGGTTAGGATATGGACTGCTGAATAAGGTCGCAATGCTTTTTCCTTCCGTGTTTTGGGAAACTGATCTTGACACATTTGGTCATTTGACTGACAATACAAGCTCTCGAGGCgaattcttcttgttttataGCTATGCAACTGTTGCTGGTGGTCCGGTCTTGATTGCTTTAGTAGCAGGGGAAGCTGCACATACATTTGAGAGTATGCCGCCTACAGATGCGGTGACCCAGGTTATTCAGATCCTCAAGG GTATTTATGAACCGCAAGGAATCACTGTCCCTGAGCCTATCCAAACTATCTGCACAAGATGGGGTAGTGATCCATTTACTCTTGGTTCTTACTCTAATGTTGCAGTTGGAGCATCAGGAGATGACTATGATATATTAGCAGAAAGTGTGGGAGATGGGAGACTTTTCTTTGCTGGGGAGGCCACAATGAGGCGGTATCCAGCGACCATGCATGGAGCTTTTCTCAGTGGGTTAAGAGAAGCTGCAAACATAGCTCACTATGCTGGCGCTCGAGCCTTAAGGGTGAAGGTTAATCAGAGCCCATCAAATAATGCCCACGCTTGTGCTTCCCTTCTTGCAGATTTATTTAGGGAGCCAGATATAGAGTTTGGGagtttttctgttatttttggcAGAAATAATCCTGACTTGAAGTCAACAGCAATTTTAAGGGTTACATTTAATGAACCACGGAAAAAGAGTCAGGAAAGTTCTAGGCCAGATCAACACCATTCCAATAAGCTCCTTTTTCAGCAACTTCAGTCACATTTCAATCAGCAACAGCCGCTTCATGTGTACACTTTATTATCAAAGCAACAGGTGCTTGAGCTGAGAGAGGTGAGAGGGGGTGATGAAATGAGGATGAATTATCTCTGCGAGAAGCTAGGAGTGAAATTGATTGGGAGAAAGGGTTTGGGGCCCACTGCTGATTCACTTATTGCTTCTATTAAAGCCGAGAGAGGTGGTCGCAAAGCTTCTGCTACTTCTTTAGGTCTAAAATCAG GGATGTCAAAACTACAAAAGGGAACTTTGAAGCGAAAATTGGTCAG GAGGGCTAAAATAGTGCGCAGCAGCAATAAGCCTGCTCCTCTGCCCAATTCTAACATGGTTAATGCTAAGGCATCTGAAGAAATTCGGACAACAAATCAGGCACCTCCTGAAACGAATAGTG
- the LOC7494936 gene encoding protein FLOWERING LOCUS D isoform X2 yields MNPPIPTPEEFSSLPLEFIPFLPLPSQTTPSPTQNQPAPAPAPALPDPNAFLSFPIPKKRRRGRPQKAQTSFHFPQFFSQNQHQKQPIPDISEEIIVINKDPTNEAVIGLSAGFPADSLTEEEIDARVVTNIGGIEQVNYILIRNHIIAKWRENVNVWVTKEMFLNSVPKHCHGLLESAYNYLVSRGYINFGVSQSIKEQFPQEDTKSNVIVVGAGLAGLSAARQLMRLGFKVTVLEGRKRAGGRVYTKRMEGGAGNRVSASVDLGGSVLTGTLGNPLGILARQLGYSMHKVRDKCPLYSVDGKPVDLDMDMKVETAFNRLLDKASRLRQLMGDVSVDVSLGAALETFRQVYEDAVNKEEINLFNWHCANLEYANAGLLSKLSLAFWDQDDPYDMGGDHCFLPGGNGRLVQALAENVPILYEKTVHTVRYGSDGVRVIAGSQVFEGDMVLCTVPLGVLKSGSIKFIPELPQRKLDGIKRLGYGLLNKVAMLFPSVFWETDLDTFGHLTDNTSSRGEFFLFYSYATVAGGPVLIALVAGEAAHTFESMPPTDAVTQVIQILKGIYEPQGITVPEPIQTICTRWGSDPFTLGSYSNVAVGASGDDYDILAESVGDGRLFFAGEATMRRYPATMHGAFLSGLREAANIAHYAGARALRVKVNQSPSNNAHACASLLADLFREPDIEFGSFSVIFGRNNPDLKSTAILRVTFNEPRKKSQESSRPDQHHSNKLLFQQLQSHFNQQQPLHVYTLLSKQQVLELREVRGGDEMRMNYLCEKLGVKLIGRKGLGPTADSLIASIKAERGGRKASATSLGLKSGMSKLQKGTLKRKLVRRAKIVRSSNKPAPLPNSNMVNAKASEEIRTTNQAPPETNSAEFVPSFF; encoded by the exons ATGAACCCACCAATTCCAACGCCCGAAGAATTCTCCTCCCTCCCTCTCGAATTCATCCCCTTCCTTCCTCTCCCTTCCCAAACCACCCCTAGTCCAACCCAAAACCAACCCGCACCAGCGCCAGCGCCAGCGCTTCCTGATCCCAACGCCTTCCTCTCCTTCCCTATTCCCAAGAAACGCCGCCGCGGCAGACCCCAAAAGGCCCAAACCTCCTTTCACTTCCCCcaatttttctcacaaaaccAACACCAAAAACAACCAATCCCcgatatctctgaagaaatcaTAGTAATCAACAAAGATCCAACAAACGAAGCCGTGATCGGTCTCTCTGCTGGATTCCCTGCTGATTCCTTAACTGAAGAGGAAATAGATGCCCGTGTGGTCACCAATATCGGCGGAATCGAACAGgttaattacattttaattaGGAATCATATAATTGCGAAATGGCGTGAGAATGTTAATGTTTGGGTGACTAAAGAAATGTTTCTTAATTCCGTGCCGAAACATTGTCATGGGTTATTAGAATCTGCTTATAATTATTTAGTTTCGCGTGGGTATATTAATTTTGGAGTTTCGCAGTCGATAAAAGAGCAATTTCCCCAGGAGGATACGAAATCAAATGTGATTGTTGTTGGGGCAGGATTGGCAGGGTTGAGTGCGGCGAGGCAGTTAATGAGGTTGGGATTTAAGGTTACGGTTTTGGAAGGGAGGAAGCGTGCTGGTGGGAGAGTTTACACGAAGAGAATGGAAGGAGGAGCCGGGAATAGGGTGAGTGCGTCGGTGGATTTAGGAGGGAGTGTGTTGACGGGGACATTGGGGAACCCGTTGGGGATTTTGGCGAGGCAGTTGGGGTATTCAATGCATAAGGTGAGGGATAAGTGTCCGCTTTATAGTGTGGATGGGAAACCAGTTGATTTGGATATGGATATGAAGGTTGAGACGGCATTTAATAGGTTGTTGGATAAAGCGAGTAGGCTCAGGCAGTTGATGGGGGATGTCTCGGTGGATGTATCGCTGGGGGCTGCATTGGAGACATTTAGGCAGGTTTATGAGGATGCAGTGAATAAGGAGGAGATCAATTTGTTTAATTGGCATTGTGCTAATTTGGAATATGCGAATGCAGGTTTGTTGTCAAAGTTATCATTGGCATTTTGGGACCAGGATGATCCGTATGACATGGGAGGGGATCATTGTTTTTTGCCTGGAGGGAATGGGCGGTTGGTTCAGGCTTTAGCTGAGAATGTACCGATTTTGTATGAGAAGACTGTGCATACTGTTAGGTATGGGAGTGATGGGGTGCGGGTTATTGCAGGGAGTCAAGTCTTTGAGGGGGATATGGTGCTGTGTACAGTTCCACTTGGGGTGTTGAAGAGTGGGTCGATCAAGTTTATTCCTGAGTTGCCCCAGAGGAAGCTTGATGGGATAAAAAGGTTAGGATATGGACTGCTGAATAAGGTCGCAATGCTTTTTCCTTCCGTGTTTTGGGAAACTGATCTTGACACATTTGGTCATTTGACTGACAATACAAGCTCTCGAGGCgaattcttcttgttttataGCTATGCAACTGTTGCTGGTGGTCCGGTCTTGATTGCTTTAGTAGCAGGGGAAGCTGCACATACATTTGAGAGTATGCCGCCTACAGATGCGGTGACCCAGGTTATTCAGATCCTCAAGG GTATTTATGAACCGCAAGGAATCACTGTCCCTGAGCCTATCCAAACTATCTGCACAAGATGGGGTAGTGATCCATTTACTCTTGGTTCTTACTCTAATGTTGCAGTTGGAGCATCAGGAGATGACTATGATATATTAGCAGAAAGTGTGGGAGATGGGAGACTTTTCTTTGCTGGGGAGGCCACAATGAGGCGGTATCCAGCGACCATGCATGGAGCTTTTCTCAGTGGGTTAAGAGAAGCTGCAAACATAGCTCACTATGCTGGCGCTCGAGCCTTAAGGGTGAAGGTTAATCAGAGCCCATCAAATAATGCCCACGCTTGTGCTTCCCTTCTTGCAGATTTATTTAGGGAGCCAGATATAGAGTTTGGGagtttttctgttatttttggcAGAAATAATCCTGACTTGAAGTCAACAGCAATTTTAAGGGTTACATTTAATGAACCACGGAAAAAGAGTCAGGAAAGTTCTAGGCCAGATCAACACCATTCCAATAAGCTCCTTTTTCAGCAACTTCAGTCACATTTCAATCAGCAACAGCCGCTTCATGTGTACACTTTATTATCAAAGCAACAGGTGCTTGAGCTGAGAGAGGTGAGAGGGGGTGATGAAATGAGGATGAATTATCTCTGCGAGAAGCTAGGAGTGAAATTGATTGGGAGAAAGGGTTTGGGGCCCACTGCTGATTCACTTATTGCTTCTATTAAAGCCGAGAGAGGTGGTCGCAAAGCTTCTGCTACTTCTTTAGGTCTAAAATCAG GGATGTCAAAACTACAAAAGGGAACTTTGAAGCGAAAATTGGTCAG GAGGGCTAAAATAGTGCGCAGCAGCAATAAGCCTGCTCCTCTGCCCAATTCTAACATGGTTAATGCTAAGGCATCTGAAGAAATTCGGACAACAAATCAGGCACCTCCTGAAACGAATAGTG